From Aedes albopictus strain Foshan chromosome 1, AalbF5, whole genome shotgun sequence, one genomic window encodes:
- the LOC109412287 gene encoding uncharacterized protein LOC109412287 yields the protein MPLSPDWEDSQQAGCSSSSFRRKPVPSRFTGSNDSARCENVLLKVLNREHCGYFSTGLNKRSHREAFREVPAHLSFCLKEIVPYCYLKGHVFMGLSACGQFLLSYKASYDYEEVITNEYNFSSNYKYELYFWIYRPHFLLSKYFQVCLFDDHGVDDIKTVSITQWKTDQRLLIVHGASEKEDMDSYVTVVRVPKLGCMDCKQMRTADEEDGGGQGSLCINCNMTIHTKYRNSDSGPKFNPKYNLNCPGYIIMSENSFIHTINIRLDTSRCPRKVLSGVISSKYISKYPRMSPEIELKPMNLVEEKIFVSKSEPLKPSTSDIFPAPNLPAPSQSLSIADQIIADFAEYETETFESKCSQPMYSSLGHNRTTSRLSSSSSSSSRSHSTAVAQCPENFDELVITCDPRGPPATPRSSMITRGAAARLSEALSPTSNIRLMNHSNNTNIELRLTPDVHKSYVTRVELSAGSSSGPYSLLCGASQRSSAANSTKTQSPLESSGTPSCSSSSTPNGRTPLRRRSYLSIGSRSADPNVPSQTDGPNDVASKAYEFSEDNERCEKISIFRKRRLADKKYEFSEDSSHGDNVIVPFNRLRNQIRTRSTSQALICSPSHPGYEMTTHLHRASPNHGFRSPCGSPVGNRYLRSPPGIRSPNYYRHHSPVGTPRTTQTPQTAAQLIKMANFDPKDYIYPGGGGAATVAEDIPKFFIDAIQKFNEKKLQADDEGNNENFNSDNLLPLKAADLTGFGCSNGTTVQEAKPEKKPTCTKKIVKIFVEEDDANSVLTTEEDDCISPGYHASLPMEVHGSCYANMQIVSPSSYQKLNCPAVVVTQNSFDMEAFSFHVANHICAKHDKKYGILFDSAYELTHVCPLTETITCTMVLQFTASDASKVKQCHNCSTTIDCRTHRKIYQCRSLFTWNITSGEWTVLDYGSLESGPYLEVKKLASNYNRLLGKLRKFTRKLFHPDSDELDSNRTYEYLGHLRVLDSNNEKTKQRLVDPLHLIEFFRKQPHDTGGDSDDSDDDDESMASSLGSSGHEEEEEEEEDNTGTVLEGDALTSEDTVSDEDDI from the exons ATGCCATTGAGTCCGGACTGGGAGGATTCCCAGCAGGCTGGTTGCAGCAGCAGTAGTTTCAGGAGAAAACCTGTACCGAGTCGGTTTACCGGTTCGAACGATTCGGCCCGGTGCGAAAACGTCCTGCTCAAGGTGCTCAATCGTGAACACTGCGGGTACTTTAGCACTGGGCTGAACAAACGATCGCATCGGGAAGCGTTCCGGGAAGTTCCCGCACATCTGAGCTTCTGCTTGAAGGAGATCGTTCCCTACTGCTATCTGAAGGG GCACGTATTCATGGGCCTATCTGCATGTGGCCAGTTCCTGCTCAGCTATAAAGCTTCCTACGACTACGAAGAGGTTATCACAAATGAGTACAACTTTTCGTCCAACTATAAATATGA GTTGTACTTCTGGATCTACCGACCGCACTTCCTGCTGAGCAAGTACTTCCAGGTGTGTCTCTTCGATGATCATGGTGTCGATGATATCAAAACCGTATCCATTACGCAGTGGAAAACGGATCAGCGGTTGTTGATTGTCCACGGGGCCAGCGAGAAAGAGGATATGGATTCCTACGTGACCGTTGTGCGGGTGCCGAAGTTGGGTTGCATGGACTGTAAACAGATGAGGACGGCAGACGAGGAAGATGGTGGTGGCCAGGGTTCGCTTTGTATCAACTGCAACATGACGATCCATACCAAGTACCGGAACTCGGATTCGGGGCCTAAGTTTAACCCGAAGTACAATCTGAACTGTCCTGGGTACATCATCATGAGCGAAAACAGCTTCATTCACACCATTAACATTCGGCTGGACACGAGTCGTTGTCCTCGGAAGGTGCTATCCGGTGTCATTAGTAGCAAGTATATTTCCAAATATCCACGCATGAGTCCGGAAATAGAGCTGAAGCCGATGAATCTCGTCGAGGAAAAAATCTTTGTCTCTAAGTCAGAACCTCTCAAACCTTCCACTAGTGACATTTTTCCTGCGCCAAATCTTCCTGCCCCTTCGCAATCCCTGAGCATAGCCGATCAAATTATTGCCGACTTTGCCGAGTATGAGACTGAAACCTTCGAATCAAAGTGTTCCCAACCCATGTATTCCTCGCTAGGCCATAATCGTACCACCAGTAGGTTGTCCTCCAGTTCGTCTTCTTCCTCGAGATCTCATTCGACTGCGGTTGCCCAATGTCCAGAGAACTTTGACGAGCTGGTCATCACCTGTGATCCTCGGGGCCCACCAGCTACCCCGCGGAGTTCCATGATAACCCGGGGAGCAGCCGCCCGCCTCTCGGAAGCCCTCTCGCCGACTTCCAACATCCGACTGATGAACCATAGCAACAATACAAACATAGAGCTAAGACTTACGCCGGATGTCCACAAATCCTATGTAACTCGGGTGGAGCTTTCGGCGGGTTCTTCCAGTGGACCATACTCTTTACTATGTGGTGCTTCCCAACGTTCGAGTGCTGCCAATTCAACTAAGACTCAATCTCCGCTCGAATCGAGCGGAACTCCATCATGTTCCTCATCGTCCACCCCGAATGGACGGACACCGCTACGAAGACGATCGTATCTCTCTATTGGAAGCAGATCGGCTGATCCGAATGTTCCTAGCCAAACCGATGGCCCTAACGACGTAGCTTCCAAGGCCTACGAATTCTCCGAAGACAACGAACGATGCGAAAAGATCAGCATTTTCCGAAAGCGACGCCTAGCCGACAAGAAGTACGAATTTTCCGAGGATAGTAGCCATGGGGACAATGTTATTGTCCCGTTCAACCGACTCCGGAACCAAATCCGGACCAGGTCCACTAGTCAAGCCCTGATCTGCAGTCCTTCGCATCCTGGATATGAAATGACTACCCATCTCCATCGAGCATCCCCGAACCATGGCTTTCGGTCACCTTGTGGATCTCCCGTGGGTAACCGTTACCTTCGATCCCCACCAGGGATTCGCTCTCCAAATTACTATCGTCACCATTCTCCAGTTGGGACACCTCGCACCACCCAGACTCCTCAAACCGCAGCACAACTCATCAAGATGGCCAACTTTGATCCGAAGGATTACATCTACCCTGGTGGAGGCGGGGCCGCCACCGTCGCCGAGGACATCCCCAAATTCTTCATCGATGCCATCCAGAAGTTCAACGAGAAGAAACTTCAAGCGGACGACGAGGGCAACAACGAGAACTTCAACTCGGACAATCTTCTTCCGCTGAAGGCGGCGGATCTGACCGGGTTCGGTTGCAGCAACGGGACGACGGTACAGGAGGCAAAGCCGGAGAAGAAACCCACCTGCACCAAGAAGATTGTGAAGATCTTCGTCGAGGAGGACGATGCCAACTCGGTGCTGACCACGGAAGAGG ATGACTGCATCTCGCCCGGTTACCACGCGTCGCTCCCGATGGAGGTGCACGGATCGTGCTACGCCAACATGCAGATCGTTTCGCCAAGCTCGTACCAGAAGCTAAACTGCCCGGCGGTGGTTGTGACGCAGAATTCCTTCGACATGGAGGCGTTTTCGTTCCACGTGGCCAACCACATCTGCGCCAAGCACGACAAGAAGTACGGCATCCTGTTCGACTCGGCGTACGAGCTGACGCAT GTCTGCCCGCTGACGGAGACTATCACCTGCACGATGGTGCTGCAGTTCACGGCCAGCGACGCCAGCAAGGTCAAACAGTGCCACAACTGTTCCACCACCATTGACTGTCGGACCCATCGGAAGATCTACCAGTGCCGGTCGTTGTTCACGTGGAACATCACCAGCGGCGAGTGGACCGTGCTGGATTACGGCTCACTCGAATCGGGACCCTACCTAGAGGTGAAGAAACTGGCCAGCAACTACAACCGGCTGTTGGGGAAGCTGCGCAAGTTCACCCGGAAGTTGTTCCACCCGGATTCGGACGAGCTGGATAGTAACCGGACGTACGAGTATCTCGGCCATCTGCGGGTGCTGGATTCCAACAACGAGAAAACCAAACAGCGGCTGGTAGATCCGTTGCACCTGATTGAGTTCTTTCGGAAGCAGCCGCATGACACCGGCGGGGACTCGGACGAtagcgacgacgatgacgaatcCATGGCCAGTTCGCTGGGGTCGTCCGGCCACGaggaagaagaggaggaggaagaGGACAATACGGGGACGGTGTTGGAGGGGGACGCCCTCACCTCGGAGGACACGGTTAGTGATGAAGATGATATTTAA